A window of Castanea sativa cultivar Marrone di Chiusa Pesio chromosome 1, ASM4071231v1 contains these coding sequences:
- the LOC142626562 gene encoding uncharacterized protein LOC142626562: MFKVSLKLKKCKKMLSAWSKDHFGSVKKQIAQKKELLWKAEEASAKGGSHEVVVHLRHELNVLLDKENCMWSQRSRVQWLTNGDRNTSYFHGIATQRKSKNFIKGIRAFFGEWVMDETVVSDIVVDFYSKLFSSSRPHDIDRVLEGVQLVVSSSMNAELTKPYTREEVDITIKKHGSDDCPWP, encoded by the coding sequence ATGTTCAAGGTGTCTTTAAAGCTTAAGAAGTGTAAGAAGATGTTGAGTGCTTGGAGCAAGGACCATTTTGGTAGTGTTAAGAAGCAGATAGCACAAAAGAAAGAGcttctttggaaagcagaggaAGCTTCAGCCAAGGGAGGGTCTCATGAGGTAGTGGTTCATTTGAGGCATGAATTGAATGTATTGTTGGATAAGGAAAATTGCATGTGGTCTCAAAGATCCCGTGTTCAATGGCTAACCAATGGGGATAGGAATACAAGCTATTTTCATGGAATAGCTACCCAAAGGAAAAGCAAGAACTTCATCAAGGGTATCCGAGCTTTTTTTGGTGAGTGGGTAATGGATGAAACTGTTGTGTCTGATAttgttgttgatttttattCCAAGTTGTTTTCCTCTTCAAGGCCGCATGACATTGATAGGGTATTGGAAGGGGTGCAATTGGTGGTGAGTTCATCCATGAATGCCGAATTGACTAAGCCATATACTAGGGAGGAGGTGGacataacaataaaaaaacatggCTCCGATGACTGCCCCTGGCCCTGA